The following are encoded together in the Acidobacteriota bacterium genome:
- a CDS encoding 4Fe-4S binding protein, giving the protein MKLKVVDSQRCVGCQLCMFACSRRGGDAGLSNSCIGVMSAGGMSKGFKVIVCRCCADAPCVRACPVGALSQKPTGGVRLQADRCIGCGSCRQACIIGAVFWNGETGKPLICIQCGLCAKYCPHGVLELEKTEPAPEVRP; this is encoded by the coding sequence ATGAAACTGAAGGTCGTCGATTCCCAGCGCTGCGTCGGCTGCCAGCTCTGCATGTTCGCCTGCTCGCGGCGGGGCGGGGACGCCGGGCTGAGCAACTCCTGCATCGGCGTCATGTCGGCGGGGGGCATGTCCAAGGGCTTCAAGGTGATCGTCTGCCGCTGCTGCGCGGACGCCCCCTGCGTCCGGGCCTGCCCGGTGGGGGCGCTTTCGCAGAAGCCGACCGGCGGGGTCCGGCTGCAGGCGGACCGCTGCATCGGCTGCGGGTCCTGCCGCCAGGCCTGCATCATCGGGGCCGTCTTCTGGAACGGCGAGACGGGCAAACCGCTGATCTGCATCCAGTGCGGGCTCTGCGCGAAGTATTGCCCCCACGGCGTCCTGGAACTGGAGAAGACCGAACCCGCCCCGGAGGTGCGTCCATGA